A region from the Triticum urartu cultivar G1812 chromosome 1, Tu2.1, whole genome shotgun sequence genome encodes:
- the LOC125512431 gene encoding monosaccharide-sensing protein 2-like, whose translation MSGAVLVAIAASIGNLLQGWDNATIAGAVLYIKKEFSLETQPLIEGLIVAMSLIGATVITTFSGAVADAVGRRPLLIASSVLYFVSGLVMLWAPNVYVLLLARLIDGFGIGLAVTLVPLYISETAPTDIRGLLNTLPQFSGSGGMFLSYCMVFTMSLMPQPDWRIMLGVLSIPSLMYFALTVFYLPESPRWLVSKGRMAEAKRVLQGLRGREDVSGEMALLVEGLGVGKDTHFEEYIIGPDDELADDGLAPDEEKLKLYGAEEGVSWIARPVRGGGQSALGSALGLMSRHGSMVSQGKSLVDPLVTLFGSVHEKMPEVMGSMRSTLFPNFGSMFSVAEQQQAKADWDAESHRDDEDYASDHGADDIEDSLNSPLISRQATSVEGKEIAAPHGSIMGGVGRSSSMQGGEAVSSMGIGGGWQLAWKWTEREGADGQKEGGFQRIYLHEEGVSGDRRGSILSMPGGDIPPGGEYIQAAALVSQPALYSKDLIEQQLAGPAMVHPSEAVAKGTKWAELFEPGVKHALFVGIGLQILQQFAGINGVLYYTPQILEQAGVGVLLSNIGLSSSSASILISALTTLLMLPSIGIAMRLMDMSGRRFLLLSTIPVLIVALAVLVLVNVLDVGTMVHAALSTISVIVYFCFFVMGFGPIPNILCAEIFPTSVRGICIAICALTFWIGDIIVTYTLPVMLNAIGLAGVFGIYAIVCVLAFVFVYMKVPETKGMPLEVITEFFSVGAKQGKEATD comes from the exons ATGTCGGGCGCCGTGCTGGTCGCCATAGCGGCGTCCATCGGGAACCTGCTGCAGGGGTGGGATAATGCGACCATTGCAG GTGCCGTCCTGTACATAAAGAAGGAGTTCAGCTTGGAGACCCAGCCCTTGATCGAGGGCCTCATCGTGGCCATGTCGCTCATCGGGGCGACGGTTATCACCACGTTCTCCGGGGCGGTGGCTGATGCTGTTGGTAGGCGGCCCCTGCTGATCGCCTCGTCTGTCCTCTACTTTGTCAGTGGCCTGGTGATGCTCTGGGCGCCCAACGTCTATGTGTTGCTCTTGGCCAGGCTCATCGACGGGTTCGGTATCGGTTTGGCTGTCACCCTTGTCCCTCTTTACATTTCGGAGACCGCCCCGACTGACATTAGAGGGCTGCTGAACACGCTGCCGCAGTTCAGTGGGTCAGGAGGGATGTTCCTTTCTTACTGCATGGTGTTCACCATGTCGCTCATGCCGCAGCCTGACTGGAGAATCATGCTTGGGGTTTTGTCGATCCCGTCGCTTATGTACTTTGCATTGACTGTCTTCTATTTGCCCGAGTCGCCGAGATGGCTTGTGAGCAAAGGAAGAATGGCCGAGGCCAAGCGAGTGTTGCAAGGACTGCGGGGAAGGGAAGATGTCTCAG GAGAAATGGCCCTTCTTGTTGAAGGATTGGGTGTTGGGAAAGACACACATTTTGAGGAATACATAATTGGGCCTGATGATGAGCTTGCTGATGACGGTCTGGCTCCAGATGAAGAGAAGTTGAAGCTGTACGGAGCTGAAGAAGGGGTATCTTGGATCGCCCGTCCTGTTAGGGGCGGCGGCCAAAGTGCACTTGGAAGCGCCTTGGGTCTCATGTCTCGTCATGGGAGTATGGTTAGTCAGGGTAAATCTCTCGTGGACCCACTTGTCACTCTCTTCGGAAGTGTCCATGAGAAGATGCCTGAGGTAATGGGGAGCATGCGCAGCACATTGTTTCCTAACTTTGGCAGCATGTTTAGCGTGGCGGAACAGCAGCAGGCTAAAGCTGACTGGGATGCTGAGAGTCATAGGGATGATGAAGATTATGCATCGGATCACGGTGCTGATGACATTGAGGATAGCCTCAATAGCCCGCTTATTTCTCGTCAAGCGACAAGCGTGGAGGGTAAGGAGATTGCTGCACCTCATGGAAGCATAATGGGTGGTGTGGGAAGAAGCAGCAGCATGCAGGGAGGGGAGGCAGTAAGCAGCATGGGCATTGGTGGGGGGTGGCAGTTAGCTTGGAAGTGGACTGAGAGAGAAGGTGCAGATGGGCAAAAGGAAGGTGGCTTCCAGCGTATTTACTTGCATGAGGAGGGCGTGTCTGGTGATCGGAGGGGCTCTATATTGTCTATGCCAGGAGGTGATATTCCTCCTGGTGGTGAGTATATCCAGGCAGCCGCTCTAGTGAGCCAACCTGCCCTTTATTCGAAGGACCTGATAGAGCAGCAGCTTGCTGGTCCTGCCATGGTACATCCATCTGAGGCAGTTGCCAAGGGTACAAAGTGGGCAGAACTATTTGAACCTGGAGTGAAGCATGCACTGTTCGTTGGCATAGGATTACAGATCCTGCAGCAG TTTGCGGGTATCAATGGAGTCCTCTACTACACACCTCAGATACTTGAGCAAGCAGGTGTCGGGGTTCTTCTATCAAACATTGGACTAAGCTCTTCCTCAGCATCTATTCTTATTAGTGCCTTGACAACCTTGCTGATGCTTCCCAGCATTGGCATCGCCATGAGACTCATGGATATGTCAGGAAGAAG GTTTCTTCTCCTTTCAACAATCCCTGTCTTGATAGTAGCGCTAGCTGTCTTGGTTTTAGTGAATGTTCTGGATGTCGGAACCATGGTGCACGCTGCGCTCTCAACGATCAGCGTCATCGTCTATTTCTGCTTCTTCGTCATGGGGTTTGGGCCTATCCCAAATATTCTCTGCGCGGAGATTTTCCCCACCTCTGTCCGTGGCATCTGCATAGCCATCTGCGCGCTAACCTTCTGGATCGGCGACATCATCGTGACATACACTCTCCCCGTGATGCTCAATGCCATTGGTCTCGCCGGAGTCTTCGGCATATATGCCATCGTTTGCGTACTAGCCTTTGTATTCGTCTACATGAAGGTCCCTGAGACAAAGGGCATGCCCCTGGAGGTCATCACCGAGTTCTTCTCTGTCGGGGCAAAGCAGGGCAAGGAAGCCACGGACTAG